The Clostridiisalibacter paucivorans DSM 22131 genomic sequence ATTCCCTGTCCTGGTATAGCTTTAAACCCTTTTATTTCTTTTAATTCTATATTCCTTTGCTGTGCCTTTTCAACTATCGCCCTAGCTAGAGGATGTTCTGAAGCATTCTCTGCCGATGCAGCCAACATAAGAATCTCTTCTTCTGATTCATTATATGTTATTATATCTGTTACTTCAGGTTCACCCTTAGTTATAGTTCCTGTCTTATCAAATACTATAGTATCCATTTTATGAGCCTTTTCTAGATATTCCCCACCTTTTATAAGTATTCCTCTTTCTGCACCCTTTCCTGTACCTACCATTATAGCAGTAGGTGTAGCTAGACCTAATGCACATGGACAAGCAATAACCAATACTGATACAGCATTTACAAGGGCTACGGAAAAGTCGTTTTCCGCTACCATCCATCCCACAAATGTCACCAATGCAATAACTAATACTGCTGGTACAAAAATACCTGATATTTTATCTGCCAATCTTTGGACTGGAGCCTTTGAGCCTTGGGCATCTTCAACTAATTTTATTATTTGAGATAATACTGTATCTTTTCCAACTTTTGTCGCCTTAAATTTAAATGAGCCGTGATTATTTATAGTAGCACCTATTACTGTATCTCCTATCTCTTTATCTACAGGAATACTCTCCCCAGTAAGCATGGATTCATCTATAGATGAACTCCCCTCTATTATTTCTCCATCCACAGGGATCTTTTCTCCTGGTTTAACTATTACTATATCACCTTCAACTACATCTTCTATAGCTATGTCTTTTTCTTCATTATCCCTTATAACTCTAGCCGTTTTTGCCCTAAGACCCATAAGTTTCTTTATAGCCTCTGATGTTTTTCCCTTTGCTATGGCCTCCAACATCTTTCCTAATAAAATCAATGTAATTATTACAGCAGAAGATTCAAAATAATAGTGTTTAACGCCTATAATAACATTATATACACTATAAAAATATGCTGCAGAAGTTCCCATGGCTACTAGTACATCCATATTAGCTCCTCCACCCTTTATAGAGTGATATGCCCCTTTGTAAAATCTATATCCTATTATAAATTGTACTGGAGTAGCAAGTGCCAATTGTACGTATCCATTATTTAGAGGGGTCATCTTTCCTGCCATATGGAAAAACATAGCAGAAAAAAGTGGCACTGATAATATTGCAGAGATTATAAATAAAGTTTTTAATGTCTTTATTTCTTTATTCCTTGCATCTCTTTGATGATCCTCTACATTTTCTGATATAGTTGACCCATTGTATCCAGTCTTTTCTACTATATCTATCAATCCATTGATATCTATCTCTTTACCATTATACTGTATATCTGCCCTATTGGTAGCAAGATTTACAGATGCCTGATATACCCCTTCTGTTTTATTTAAAGCCTTCTCAACTCTAGTAGAACAAGCAGCACATGTCATACCCTGAATTTCTAAAACAATTCTATCCGCGGAAATTTCATATCCTGTTTTTTCTACTGTATCAATCAAATCTTCAATATTTAATTTTTCGGTATCATATTTAATAGTTGCCTTCTCTACAAGTAGGTTCACATTGGCTGAATTTACACCATCAAGCTTTGATAGGGAATTCTCTACTTTATTGGCACATGCAGCACATGTCATACCTGAAATATTCAAATTAACTGTTTTAACCATTTTATCCCTCCTTGTCCTACCCCCTATGGGGTGGGTTGTTTGTATGTACATAATATCATAAAATAATATACCTGTAAAGAAAATAAAAACTACCTCAATATTAATCGGGTAGTCCTTATCTTACGATTACTCTCTTCTCTGTTATTATATAATCCATTAGTGCTATACTAGCCTCTGAAGATATTCTATTTAATATTTGAAAATCATAAGCAAGTCCTATTATTGGAGGTTTTTCTTTTATTTCATTAATAAGATCTTTATAAAATCTGTACCCTATTAGCCGTCCTCTTATATCAAAGGCCAAACCGGAAAGTATTATTAAATCTATATCATTAATATCTACTTTTTTTACAATCTTATAATCATTTTCAATAAAAAAAGATTTATCTTTGTTTTTTAATAATTCACTATTATTTTTAACATTAATTATATTTATATTCCCTTTTTCAAAATCAATTGATGGGACAATTAATTTCTTTTTACTTTCAAAGGAGTTGTTTAAAATCTCATCTGCATTTACTTCGTGATCACTACTGATATATGTCATTAAAGTTTTACTTTCTTTAAATACAGCTAATTTAAATAATGTAGAAATTATTCTATGGCTATAATCTGTTATCTGATCTTTAGTTAAATTCTCTCTAGCCATTAATATTTTTTCTAAGGTAGCCTTGTCTTCTAAAAACCTCATATTGTTCCTCCATTCTTTAGAGAAATACACAGTTCACCCTTTACGCATATAATATATATACCATTTATTAAATATATTAAACAGTTTTTTTACAATAACTATATTCTAATATATATAATATACCCTAATTTCTACAATATATGAAAAAAAGATGGCCTAATTCAAGCCATCTCTTAGCATCTTCTAACTCCTTCTGCTGTAACAAAAAATCCCCTTCTAAGCCAACTATTGTTATAATCAATATTGAAGCTATCATACTGAGACAATAAATCATCATCAGCTATAAAGCTTATATTGTCTATTACTACTTCTTGATCTTTATCCTTTTGCTCATCCAGAGCAAGCCCAAACGATGGGCCACCTCAGCCAATACCTGCTATATATATTCTCACTCTTTTGTCTTCAGTACTCTGTTTATTAGTTATAATCTTTTCTAATTCAGATGTAGCTTTTTCACTAATATTAACTCTCATTTTTTTTCCTCCCTATAATATATTTATATAACTATTATATACCCTGTCGGGGTATCATGTAACAAATTTTATTGTATTTTTATTATTTTGTCAAATAAAATTTATTATAAATACATATAATGTAAAAATTACCAAAGAAATTTTCATATCCTCTTTTTTTCTTTTTTTAATTTCAAATATGAAAAGTCCCAATGATATCAACGATAATATCAAGACTATATTTATTTTCCCCAATCCAAAGTCTTGTATGTTTCCAATTTCAAAATATAAAGTCCATATAACAATAGACATAGTTATATAAAAATAGGGAACAATAGCATTGAATAATTTCCATATATCTTTTTTATTTTTTTTGCCAAAAAATACCATTGTAAATATAGCACCTACTACTCCACCTATAAATGAAAGATTGTAATGGCTAAGTTTAAATATGCCAAATATATTATCTCTATACATGTCAATATTAAAAATCACATAAAATAATCTGGCAAAAATAAACCCTGAAAATATTATAGTGAAAAGTAAATCTTCTATTTTATCTCTAGATGATTTTTCTCCTTTAAACATAACCCTAAATGTCATATATCCGATGAATATTCCCAGTATAGTAAATGCAAGAAACCATGTAATTGTTATGTTTTTATAGACGAAAAAAAAGGGTCTCATTATTATTCAGACCCTTCTATATCATTTATTATTCCTGTCAATTGCTGATAATTCATCATCCCTGGTACTCCTCCTAATAATATACCATCTTTATCTATAAAATAAGATGTTGGAAATCCACCAACTAGATATATAGTGGCAACTTCACCTTTTTCATCTAATAATACTGGAAATGTATACCCTCCATCATCTATAAAAGGTCTCACTATCTTCTCATTTTCCGCTACAGATACTGCCAATACAACTACATCTTTATCATTTTCTTTATATATTTTTTCTAAATCTGGCATCTCTATCTTGCAATAAGGGCATGTGGTCTGCCAAAAATTGATTATTACAGTTTTTCCAATATAGTCTGACAAAGATACCTCATTACCATCTAAATCTTTCAATGTAAAATCTGGTGCTGGTTCTCCCACTTTTATATCATGGAAATATTCTTCTCCATCTTGAGTAATCTCTTCTTCCTTGTCAATGCCTCCCATATTATCTTCTATATCAGTTTGACTCATATTCCCATTGTCACTATTCTCTACCTTATTTACAGAATAATATATTCCGCCAATAAGTATTAATATCAACAATACCATTATTATGGTTTTTTTATTCATTAAATCACACCCCTATATAAATAAATTACTTATAACACTAAATCTATTTAACAACAGTAATAATCCAAATATGACTAATACAACTCCTCCGATTTTAGTGATATAGAAAACTGTGTTTTGGGCTTTATTCATAAAATTAGTAAATGTATCTATAAAAAGAGCTGTCAATATGAATGGTATAGCCATCCCCAATGAATATGCACATAATAGAAAAGTACCTCCAGATATGACATCACTTGTTCCAGCAAATACTAAAATAGAACCAAGAATAGGACCAAAGCAAGGGGTCCAACCTGCTCCAAATGCCATCCCCATAAGAAACGAACTAAACCAGTTAGTTATCTTAGGCGCTTTTATATTTTTACTATTTTTAAAGAAACTTATATCTAATATGCCTACCATATTTAATCCAAAAAATATTATTAATAAACCACTTATTCTGGTAAATAAGACTTTATTTCTTACAAATAATCTCCCCAAAAAAGTAGCCGATAGTCCCATCATCATAAATATGGCTGTAAATCCCAAAATAAAACCAATAGTCCTTATCAGAGCAAATATCCTCTTTTTTTTCACTTCCGTCTCCAAAGATGTACCCGTTATGTACATTATATAAGCGGGTATAAGAGGCAATATACATGGTGAAAAAAAAGAAAGAAATCCTGCCCCAAAGGCTATTGGTAAAGAAACATCTACTGTCAATATACCACCTCCTTCATTAAATATTACCATAGGGGGGTATAGTTTTCAAGACTTACTTTTTATTTTTTATATTTGCCATTTTTAGAAGGATTCACATGAACTAATACATCCTTCACATTATCTATGTTATCATATACTATATTTTCAACATCTACAGCAATATCATGCCCCTTCTTCACAGTTATATTTGCATCTACAGATATGGCCATATCTATAAATACCTTTGAGCCATGCTTTCTAGCTTTGATATCATTTATTGCAACAACATCTCTATGTCTAGATATCTTTTGTATAAGCTCTTTAAGTTTCTCTTCTTCAATGGATTCATCCATAAGTTCATTATATCCATCCATAAATATCTCTATGCCCACTTTTATAACTACAATTGATACAATCAAACCCGCCAATGGGTCTAAAAAAGGATAGCCCAATCTAGCACCTAATATACCTATAAATGCAGCTATAGATGATAATGCATCAGATCTATGATGCCAAGCATCAGCTATCAAGGCATTGCTATTTATCTTTTTCCCTGTATTGATAGATAGCCTAAACTGTAATTCCTTAACTAATATAGAAATTATAGCTGCCCAAACTGCAGATATACTAGGTATAGTAAGTTCTTTACTGAATAGCAACTTGAATGAAGAAATTCCTAGCTTAAATCCCACAGCAATAAGTATTACAGATAATAAAAAAGCTGCTATGGACTCAGCCTTTTCATGTCCATATTGATGCTGTTTATCCTCTGGTTTATTGGATATAAATAAACCCACGATCAATCCCAGTGAACTACCCACATCAGATACAGTATGGATTCCATCAGCCAGTATTGCATTGGAATTTGATATTATACCCACTATGATTTTTATAATTGCCAATAATATATTTAGCAATATTGTTATCCATATTACCCGTTGACCAATTTTATATCTATCATTACTCTTACCTTGAATAAAATTTTTCAAAAAAACACCTCATTATCAATTGAATATTGTTAACCCCATTATAACATTGAACTTAATTAATGTAAATCTGTATTTTTCAACAATTATAACTCTGTTTCGTCAATGGTTTTTATTATCAATTGAAAACTGTTCCCCTTCACTTTTTTTGATCTCAAACCAAAATTCGACTCCATCTTCTAAGTTATTAACTCCAAAAATACTATTGTGTATTTTTAATATATTGCTCACTATGGATAGTCCCAGTCCAGTTCCTCCATATTTTCTACTTCTTGATTTATCTATTCTATAAAAGCTATCCCATATCTTATATATTTCTTCCTCTGGTATCAATTCTCCTGTATTAAATATAGTCACCACTACTTTATCCACAAACTCTTGGACTTTAATCTGTATAATCTTCTTATCATCCACATGATTTATACTGTTATTCACAAAATTTATAAGTACTTGTTCTATCCTCTCTGGATCTCCATAGACATTAAAGGTATTTCCCACTATTTCATCTTTTATATTTATGTCCCTTTCACGAAAAATAGGTCTATATTTATCCACAACTTTGTTCACTAACCAACTCAAATCAAATAGTCTTTTATTTAACGTAAACTGTCCCGATTCCATTTGAGATATATCTAAAAGATCATCTACAAGATTTTTCATCTTATTAGATTCTTCCATTATTACTTCACAGTAAAATTCCCTGTCCTCTTTGTTATCTACAATATTATCCTTTAGTCCTTCAGCATATCCCGATACTAATGCTATAGGTGTTTTTAATTCATGGGATACAGTTGATATGAATTCCTTTCTCATATTATCTAATTCTTTCTCCTTTTCTATATCTGCCTTCAATTTTTTATTTGCCTTATTTAAACTAGTTATAGTATTGTCCAACTGTTCAGATAAATAATTCAATGTAGTCCCTAAATCTCCTATCTCATCATTAGACTTTACTATATATTTATGCTTGAAATTTAGTTTAGACATCTCTGTCGCAACATTATTTAGCCTTATTATTGGAGTAGATATAGCCCTAGATAATAAATATGCAACTATAGTCCCTATTATTAAAGATATTATGCCTATATATATGTAAAAGTCCTGAGCTATCTTTACACTATCGGAAATTGAAGAAACAGAACTCTGTATAATTAGTATTTTCTCTGGGTTTAGTCTAAATCCATATAACATAAATTGAGTACTTAATACAGGATGTTCATAAAATTGAAATGCCACCTCATCCTCAATAATTTGTGACAATAGTCTCTTATTAAATATACCCATCATTCCCAGCCTACTATTTCTTCCCATACCTGGTCTATTAATAGTAGGACCATATTCCATTAAACCATTTATATCAAATATCATTACTTCACTACTGGTAGCATCTTCTATATATTCTATTCTATTATATAAATCCTGTTGACTTTTCCCATATATATCTTTTAACTCCATCCCATATTTATATAGATCTTCTTTTTTATTATCTAAATAATACTTCTCTAAATATTGTGTATGTATTATCCAAGATATGCCTACTATAAAGACTATTAGCAATGTTATGCTAATAAACAATTTAGATGCTATAGATCTTTTCATATTACACCTCGAATCTATATCCTACACCTCTTATGGTTTGGATATAATCACTTTTCCCTGATAATTTTATTCTCAATCTTTTTATATGGGTATCCACAGTTCTTAAATCCCCGTAATAATCATATCCCCAAACACCATCTAAAATATTTTCTCTAGTCAATGCCTTTCCCATTTTTTCCACTAAAAATACTAATAGATCATATTCCTTTGGTGTTAATTCGATTTCATTATCATCGATAAATACTCTATGGGCATCTGTATCAATCCTTAGACCATCTAAATCTGTAGTATTATTACTGCAACCGTCCTTTTTATACCTTCTTAATAATGCCTTTACCCTAGCCACTAATAATTTAGGACTAAAGGGTTTAGTTATATATTCATCAGCTCCCAATTCAAATCCAAATAATTGGTCAGACTCTTGACTTCTAGCTGTAAGTATAACTATGGGAACTGTTGACTTTTTCCTTATCTCTCTACATACTGTCCATCCATCATATTTAGGCATCATTATATCTAATATTACTAAATCCACATTTTCAAATTGAAATTTCTCCAAACCTTCATTGCCATCTTCTGCCTCTATCACCATATATCCTTCCCTTTTAAGATAGTCTCCTATAAGCCTCCTCATTCTAGATTCATCTTCTATTATAAGTATCTTTTTCTCCATTCCATATTCATCTCCTCTATAAAACTATTTACCCATATTATATAAAAAATATCCTTATATAAATACCTATTTCACTGAAGCTTACCTTTATTGTCACAGTGTTGTCACAAAATTAGATTAAAATATAGATATACAAATGAGATCCAGCTCTCAGTTCAAATATATATAAAAAGCATATATGCTAACTAAGAATTTTGAGCTGGAATCCTCATACCAAAAATATAAAAAAGGAGAATGATATTTATGAAAAAATTATTAATTACAGGCGTATTGGTTTTGTCATTAATAACTACTGCGGGGATTGCCCTAGCAGACGATGTGAGTACAACAAAGGTGGGATGGCAATTGGGATTTGGTAGAGATAATATTACTGATAGTAAATATGCCTCTACATTGACAGATGAAGATATCATTAACGAAGAAGGCTCTATTGAAGAAATAAACACAACTACTCCTCCATTTAATCTAGAGGTAAAAACTGATAATGAAACTTTAGATGTAAGGCTTGGAAGAATAGCATTTAGCGAAGAATTTAATAATCTTGATTTGAAAAAAGATGCTAATGTTGAATTAGAAGGATTTTATAGAACATTTACAATAGACGATGAAGATGTAAAAATATTTGTTCCCAAAACTATTAAATCAGGAGACAAAGAACTTACATTAAGAGGAGAAGACAATAGGCCTATATGGGCAGGACAAAGAGGTAAAGGAAATGGTCAACGTGGATATGGTAGAGGTAGAAATAATAATGTTGCCCCAGGCATGGGTATAAATGCAGCTAATTGTCCATATGTAGATTGATAGTTGGTAATTCCTAGCTAGTAGTTGGTAGTTGATGGTAGAAATCCTATGGATTTCTTCATTAAACTACTAACTACTAAACTAATACCTACTAACTATCTTTTACTCATTAACGCTGAATCCCTCTCCTAACACTTCATGCACATTACTTACAAGTATAAATGCCTTATTATCAATATCCTTTACATATTTTCTTAATAATATATACTGTCTCTTACTCATAACTGCCATTATAACGTATTTAGGCTCTTCAGTATATCCCCCTTCTGCTATATATAATGTAACTCCCCTATCCAGTTCTTCTATAATAAACTTTTTAATCTCTTTAGGATAATTGCTAACTATATATACATTTTTCTTTATATTAAATCCTTCTATTACATTATCTATCAAGAATCCATTCATGATTACACCCAGTAATGCATACATCCCTAATTTTATACCAAATGCCATACCTGCCATAAGTGTTATAAGAAAGTCTGATAGTAATAAGGCCTTCCCTATATTTATATGAAAGTACTTATTTAGTATCTTGGCAACTATATCTGTTCCCCCTGTGGATGCATTCTGAAAAAATACTATTGCCATCCCTATAGCAGATATTAATATACCATAAAATAGATTTATTAGTAGATCATCGGTTAATGGCTCCTTCATAGGTGCAAATGTATCTATAATCCATACCATACCTGACAATCCAAAGCTGGCATATATAGTTTTGGCACCAAACTGAGGTCCAATAAGTGCAAATCCAACAATAAATAATAATATATTTACAGTTATCATTATAGCCCCTATAGATATATTAGGAAATATACTATTTACAACTAAGGCCAGACCTGTAACTCCTCCCACTGCAAGTTTTGATGGCACCAAAAAATAAGTCAATCCAAATGCCACAATGATTATTCCAATAGTTATAATTATATATTCTTTTATTTTCTCTCTCATCAAAATCACCCCTTTTGTTTTATAAATTGCATTAAATGCCATTATAAATGATTAGATCACTCTTTTCTATATTATCTATATATACCCTATATTATCACATATTTTTAACAAACTTTAAGGTTTATATAAAATAATATAAGGGTATTATAATTATATAACATATATATGAGAAAATTGTACAATCTCTATTCATTTTCTCAAATAAAAACTTCCATTTTGTTTTTTATTTATGTTATTATTATAATAAACTAATGAAACTATATAGTAGTATTTTATATTTAATTAAATATATTATACAGTTTCATAATTAAATAAAAGGAGGAATATAAATTGAATATCACTAAAGATATGCTTATAGGAGAATTATTGAAAGCTAAACCTGAAGCTGCTCAAATTCTCATGAGATATGGTATGGGATGTGTAGGTTGTCCTTCTGCCCAAATGGAATCTTTGGAAGAAGCATCCTTAGTTCATGGAATAAAATTAGATGAGCTTTTGAAAGAATTAAATAGTTAATAAAAATAAGGTCCTTATTTTCAAGGACCTTATTTTTATAACAACTCTTCTAATCTATTTTTGTCAAATCCCACTATCTCTTCTCCATCAACAATAATCACTGGTACTCCCATGTAACCCATTTGCATAAGTTCTTTCCTCGCATCGGCATCTGTTTGAACATTTTTTTCTTCATAATTTACGCCTTTTCCTGAAAGATAGTCTTTTGCCGCTACACAATGGGGGCAAGTATTACTTGTATAAATTTTTACATTTGCCATTTTCAAAAACCTCCTATGTTCTTTTTACTTTTCCTAATCTTTATTATACCCTAACTGGGTATCAATAATCAATTTTTTATTTGGTTGAGTACATTTTACCTAGGATATGTGGGACGCAAAGGATTTACTACTCTACCCATTAAACTGTCCACATGTAATAGCCAATATCCTAAATTTTTATCTTCTTTACTCTGTAACCATGTCACAAAGCCTGTTGTTCCTCTAAAAGGTTGCTCTCCAATATTGAATTTACCAGGAACACCATATACATAATATCTAACCTCATCTTCTCCATCATATATGCCAAATATATAATGGCCATATTTTGTCATCATCCTTTGGCATGTAGGTATCTTAGATGTTAAAGAATATGGATAGTACATATTTACTACATAATTATAAAAAGGCAAAAATCCCCTTTGTACATTTCTTTCATCATATCCTATTTCCCACCATCTATACCCTTCCAATTGATTTTCAAAGGGTTGGACTTCTGGAAAATATCTAAGTATATTATAGGTATATTGAGCTACTTGGCTATTATAATTCATAGTAACATTGAAATGTTTGTTATTAGCCCTTATGGATTGACCATAATATTTATCCCTATTATACTCATAATTTGCATTAACATTTCTATACACTTCTTTATCTTCATTTTTATTAGTATCTGTATTTTCATATTCATTTATTGCATCATCTGTAGTACCTATTTCATTAGATAAATCATCTATTGATTCCACATCACTGTGGTATTCAATCTCTTCTGTCTCCATTTCTTTATCTTCTTCATTATACCCTTGATATATATCATCATCCTCATCCAATTCTTTCGACTCATCATATTGCTTTTCTTCCTCTTCTATTGGTGATATACTATCTAAAATCTTTTCCTTTTCCTCTTCTAGCTCTATTTCCTCTTTATTTTCTATTTTTGTTTCTTCCTTTTCTTCTTCAGTTTCCACTTCCTCAGTTACATATTCATCCTCATTATATTCTAATTCTTCCTGATTGTCATATTCATTAGACTTCTGTATTGGATGTTCTTTCTTACCTAAATTCTGTAATATATTCTCTATATCTATGGACATATCTTCTATTTTCCCTACCATTTTTATAGATTTATCATCTTCCGTTGATAAATCTATAAACTCGAACAATATCAAAGAAAAATCTTCTATGGATCTTTCTTTTCCACCTATAAATTCTTTCTTGAATCTACCTTTTCCCCTTGTATCTATCTCCATAAATCCACAATCAAAAGTATCCTTTGGATTTTCTTTAGGTATTAGATATATCTTACCCACTTTATCTTCAGTATAATATGGCTTTAATCCCTCAACATTTACTTCCAATTTACCTTTGCCTTCTCTAATCTCTAACTTTCCGTATCCCTTAACTCCCTTTATATTTTTATCAGAATAATTATTAAATATAATAAACTTTCTCTTGTAAGTATTTGAATCATTCATTTTTTTATTTCCCCCCTTCCATAAATTCATATACCTTTACTATTAACAATATATGTTTAGAAGGTGAAATAGTTGCAAAAAAGAACCAATATTATTGATTGTTAGAGTAATGACGAAGGTAAAAACAGTTATTAGTTAGTAGTTAACTACTAACTTACTTTATCCTTCATCATTACTACATATTTATCAATAATATTGGTTATAAATTTCTTTGGTTATTTTTGCAAAATCCTCTATATCTAGAGTCTCTGCTCTTCTTTTGGGATCTATATTTAATTTTTCTAAAATCCTCACTATATCCTTTTTTTCTATGCCTAATCCACCCGTACTTAGACTGTTGGACAGGGTTTTTCTTCTTTTCCCAAATGCAGTTTTAACAATTTTAAAAAACAATACTTCATCATCTACACTTACCCTTGGGGACCTGTGTACTTTTAAAGCTATTACTGCTGAATCTACATTGGGCATAGGCATAAATACTGTCTTAGGTACATTAACTATTATTTCAGGCTCACAATAGTATTGTACTGCAACAGACAATGCCCCATAATCTTTTCCCCCTGGAGATGCATTCATCCTTTGGGCGACTTCTTTTTGTACCATAACTACTATACTATCCAATTTCACTCTATCCTCTAATAATTTGATAATTATAGGGGTTGTTATATAGTATGGTAAATTTGCAACTACCTTTACTTCAGAATTATGGAATCTATTTTTCACGAGACCTATTAGATCTATATTCAATATATCATCATTAATAATATCTAAATTATCATATGGCGATAATGTATCTTCTAATATTGGTATAAGTCTCTTATCTATTTCTATAGCTACTACCTTATCTGCTCTATTGCAAAGTTCTTGGGTCAATGTACCTATTCCTGGACCTATCTCTAATATATTGTCTTTTTCAGTTATTTTAGCCCCATCACATATCTTGTCTATTATATTTCCATCTATTAAAAAATTTTGACCTAAACTCTTAGAAAATCTAAAACCGTGGTTCTGCAATAATTCTTTTATTACCTTAGGAGAATACAGTTTATACTTCTCCATATTTATTCATCCTTTCAATACCCTGTTGAAACTCTTCTCTAGTTATACCATAATTGTTTAATCTCTTAAGAAACTGCTTGGAATTACAATATCCTATCCTTAATATCTTACCTAATTTGTCCCTTTTTTCGGCAGAATCTCTTACCCCTATAAGTCCAAACATAGTTAGGTCTCTGTTAGTAAATTCATTTCTACATTCTGTTGATTCCATTCTAGCCTTTTTAAGGGCCTCTATTATATCTTTAGGTTTAGCATTTTCTATCCCTATATTATCATTTTTAGTGGCCTTTTCTCTGGGTAAAAATGCAT encodes the following:
- a CDS encoding heavy metal translocating P-type ATPase translates to MVKTVNLNISGMTCAACANKVENSLSKLDGVNSANVNLLVEKATIKYDTEKLNIEDLIDTVEKTGYEISADRIVLEIQGMTCAACSTRVEKALNKTEGVYQASVNLATNRADIQYNGKEIDINGLIDIVEKTGYNGSTISENVEDHQRDARNKEIKTLKTLFIISAILSVPLFSAMFFHMAGKMTPLNNGYVQLALATPVQFIIGYRFYKGAYHSIKGGGANMDVLVAMGTSAAYFYSVYNVIIGVKHYYFESSAVIITLILLGKMLEAIAKGKTSEAIKKLMGLRAKTARVIRDNEEKDIAIEDVVEGDIVIVKPGEKIPVDGEIIEGSSSIDESMLTGESIPVDKEIGDTVIGATINNHGSFKFKATKVGKDTVLSQIIKLVEDAQGSKAPVQRLADKISGIFVPAVLVIALVTFVGWMVAENDFSVALVNAVSVLVIACPCALGLATPTAIMVGTGKGAERGILIKGGEYLEKAHKMDTIVFDKTGTITKGEPEVTDIITYNESEEEILMLAASAENASEHPLARAIVEKAQQRNIELKEIKGFKAIPGQGITADIDDRKIYIGNRRLMNAQNISISSIEDKLVDLEEKGKTAMMISLDGKISGIIAVADTIKESSIDAIKSIMEMDIDVYMLTGDNKRTAHAIAHEVGIDNVISDVLPEDKADKIAELKEQNKMVGMVGDGINDAPALATSHIGFAIGTGTDVAMEAADITLMKGDLDDIAMAIRLSKRTMKTIKENLFWAFAYNTAGIPLAALGFLNPMIAGAAMAFSSVSVVTNSLRLKRFKG
- a CDS encoding 5-formyltetrahydrofolate cyclo-ligase; translated protein: MRFLEDKATLEKILMARENLTKDQITDYSHRIISTLFKLAVFKESKTLMTYISSDHEVNADEILNNSFESKKKLIVPSIDFEKGNINIINVKNNSELLKNKDKSFFIENDYKIVKKVDINDIDLIILSGLAFDIRGRLIGYRFYKDLINEIKEKPPIIGLAYDFQILNRISSEASIALMDYIITEKRVIVR
- a CDS encoding prolipoprotein diacylglyceryl transferase family protein, with product MRPFFFVYKNITITWFLAFTILGIFIGYMTFRVMFKGEKSSRDKIEDLLFTIIFSGFIFARLFYVIFNIDMYRDNIFGIFKLSHYNLSFIGGVVGAIFTMVFFGKKNKKDIWKLFNAIVPYFYITMSIVIWTLYFEIGNIQDFGLGKINIVLILSLISLGLFIFEIKKRKKEDMKISLVIFTLYVFIINFI
- a CDS encoding TlpA family protein disulfide reductase; the protein is MNKKTIIMVLLILILIGGIYYSVNKVENSDNGNMSQTDIEDNMGGIDKEEEITQDGEEYFHDIKVGEPAPDFTLKDLDGNEVSLSDYIGKTVIINFWQTTCPYCKIEMPDLEKIYKENDKDVVVLAVSVAENEKIVRPFIDDGGYTFPVLLDEKGEVATIYLVGGFPTSYFIDKDGILLGGVPGMMNYQQLTGIINDIEGSE
- a CDS encoding cytochrome c biogenesis CcdA family protein; this translates as MTVDVSLPIAFGAGFLSFFSPCILPLIPAYIMYITGTSLETEVKKKRIFALIRTIGFILGFTAIFMMMGLSATFLGRLFVRNKVLFTRISGLLIIFFGLNMVGILDISFFKNSKNIKAPKITNWFSSFLMGMAFGAGWTPCFGPILGSILVFAGTSDVISGGTFLLCAYSLGMAIPFILTALFIDTFTNFMNKAQNTVFYITKIGGVVLVIFGLLLLLNRFSVISNLFI
- a CDS encoding cation diffusion facilitator family transporter — protein: MKNFIQGKSNDRYKIGQRVIWITILLNILLAIIKIIVGIISNSNAILADGIHTVSDVGSSLGLIVGLFISNKPEDKQHQYGHEKAESIAAFLLSVILIAVGFKLGISSFKLLFSKELTIPSISAVWAAIISILVKELQFRLSINTGKKINSNALIADAWHHRSDALSSIAAFIGILGARLGYPFLDPLAGLIVSIVVIKVGIEIFMDGYNELMDESIEEEKLKELIQKISRHRDVVAINDIKARKHGSKVFIDMAISVDANITVKKGHDIAVDVENIVYDNIDNVKDVLVHVNPSKNGKYKK